One part of the Homo sapiens chromosome 19, GRCh38.p14 Primary Assembly genome encodes these proteins:
- the ETFB gene encoding electron transfer flavoprotein subunit beta isoform 1 (isoform 1 is encoded by transcript variant 1), producing the protein MAELRVLVAVKRVIDYAVKIRVKPDRTGVVTDGVKHSMNPFCEIAVEEAVRLKEKKLVKEVIAVSCGPAQCQETIRTALAMGADRGIHVEVPPAEAERLGPLQVARVLAKLAEKEKVDLVLLGKQAIDDDCNQTGQMTAGFLDWPQGTFASQVTLEGDKLKVEREIDGGLETLRLKLPAVVTADLRLNEPRYATLPNIMKAKKKKIEVIKPGDLGVDLTSKLSVISVEDPPQRTAGVKVETTEDLVAKLKEIGRI; encoded by the exons ATCCGAGTGAAGCCTGACAGGACCGGTGTGGTCACGGATGGTGTGAAGCACTCCATGAACCCCTTCTGTGAGATCGCGGTGGAGGAGGCTGTGCGGCTCAAGGAGAAGAAGCTGGTGAAGGAGGTCATCGCCGTCAGCTGTGGGCCTGCACAGTGCCAG GAGACGATTCGTACCGCCCTGGCCATGGGTGCAGACCGAGGTATCCACGTGGAGGTGCCCCCAGCAGAAGCAGAACGCTTGGGTCCCCTGCAGGTGGCTCGGGTCCTGGCCAAGctggcagagaaggagaaggtGGACCTGGTGCTGCTGGGCAAACAG GCCATCGATGATGACTGTAACCAGACAGGGCAGATGACAGCTGGATTTCTTGACTGGCCACAG GGCACATTCGCCTCCCAGGTGACGCTGGAGGGGGACAAGTTGAAAGTGGAGCGGGAGATCGATGGGGGCCTGGAGACCCTGCGCCTGAAGCTGCCAGCTGTGGTGACAGCTGACCTGAGGCTCAACGAGCCCCGCTACGCCACGCTGCCCAACATCATG AAAGCCAAGAAGAAGAAGATCGAGGTGATCAAGCCTGGGGACCTGGGTGTGGACCTGACCTCCAAGCTCTCTGTGATCAGTGTGGAGGACCCGCCCCAGCGCACGGCCGGCGTCAAGGTGGAGACCACTGAGGACCTGGTGGCCAAGCTGAAGGAGATTGGGCGGATTTGA
- the ETFB gene encoding electron transfer flavoprotein subunit beta isoform X1 — MNPFCEIAVEEAVRLKEKKLVKEVIAVSCGPAQCQETIRTALAMGADRGIHVEVPPAEAERLGPLQVARVLAKLAEKEKVDLVLLGKQAIDDDCNQTGQMTAGFLDWPQGTFASQVTLEGDKLKVEREIDGGLETLRLKLPAVVTADLRLNEPRYATLPNIMKAKKKKIEVIKPGDLGVDLTSKLSVISVEDPPQRTAGVKVETTEDLVAKLKEIGRI, encoded by the exons ATGAACCCCTTCTGTGAGATCGCGGTGGAGGAGGCTGTGCGGCTCAAGGAGAAGAAGCTGGTGAAGGAGGTCATCGCCGTCAGCTGTGGGCCTGCACAGTGCCAG GAGACGATTCGTACCGCCCTGGCCATGGGTGCAGACCGAGGTATCCACGTGGAGGTGCCCCCAGCAGAAGCAGAACGCTTGGGTCCCCTGCAGGTGGCTCGGGTCCTGGCCAAGctggcagagaaggagaaggtGGACCTGGTGCTGCTGGGCAAACAG GCCATCGATGATGACTGTAACCAGACAGGGCAGATGACAGCTGGATTTCTTGACTGGCCACAG GGCACATTCGCCTCCCAGGTGACGCTGGAGGGGGACAAGTTGAAAGTGGAGCGGGAGATCGATGGGGGCCTGGAGACCCTGCGCCTGAAGCTGCCAGCTGTGGTGACAGCTGACCTGAGGCTCAACGAGCCCCGCTACGCCACGCTGCCCAACATCATG AAAGCCAAGAAGAAGAAGATCGAGGTGATCAAGCCTGGGGACCTGGGTGTGGACCTGACCTCCAAGCTCTCTGTGATCAGTGTGGAGGACCCGCCCCAGCGCACGGCCGGCGTCAAGGTGGAGACCACTGAGGACCTGGTGGCCAAGCTGAAGGAGATTGGGCGGATTTGA
- the ETFB gene encoding electron transfer flavoprotein subunit beta isoform 2 (isoform 2 is encoded by transcript variant 2), with amino-acid sequence MYLSLWVTINTVNLRNTLSGLRGAVTTVGMIKSDVPGTQEWLDERRRQGDLPLPTNSNPVLSLELCDPGQGPAPFQAVVVLIQPGRGLALRPPPSCLFPPDPTPSPPAGQIRVKPDRTGVVTDGVKHSMNPFCEIAVEEAVRLKEKKLVKEVIAVSCGPAQCQETIRTALAMGADRGIHVEVPPAEAERLGPLQVARVLAKLAEKEKVDLVLLGKQAIDDDCNQTGQMTAGFLDWPQGTFASQVTLEGDKLKVEREIDGGLETLRLKLPAVVTADLRLNEPRYATLPNIMKAKKKKIEVIKPGDLGVDLTSKLSVISVEDPPQRTAGVKVETTEDLVAKLKEIGRI; translated from the exons ATGTACCTCTCACTGTGGGTTACCATAAATACTGTAAATTTGAGAAACACTCTTTCAGGCCTGAGAGGAGCAGTGACAACAGTAGGGATGATCAAGTCAGATGTCCCTGGTACCCAGGAATGGCTGGATGAGAGAAGGAGACAGGGTGACCTGCCCCTGCCTACAAACTCTAACCCAGTTCTGTCCCTGGAGCTGTGTGACCCCGGACAAGGCCCTGCCCCTTTCCAGGCTGTCGTTGTCCtcatccagcctgggagagggtTGGCGCTGAGGCCCCCACCTTCTTGCCTGTTTCCTCCTGaccccaccccttcccctccTGCTGGGCAGATCCGAGTGAAGCCTGACAGGACCGGTGTGGTCACGGATGGTGTGAAGCACTCCATGAACCCCTTCTGTGAGATCGCGGTGGAGGAGGCTGTGCGGCTCAAGGAGAAGAAGCTGGTGAAGGAGGTCATCGCCGTCAGCTGTGGGCCTGCACAGTGCCAG GAGACGATTCGTACCGCCCTGGCCATGGGTGCAGACCGAGGTATCCACGTGGAGGTGCCCCCAGCAGAAGCAGAACGCTTGGGTCCCCTGCAGGTGGCTCGGGTCCTGGCCAAGctggcagagaaggagaaggtGGACCTGGTGCTGCTGGGCAAACAG GCCATCGATGATGACTGTAACCAGACAGGGCAGATGACAGCTGGATTTCTTGACTGGCCACAG GGCACATTCGCCTCCCAGGTGACGCTGGAGGGGGACAAGTTGAAAGTGGAGCGGGAGATCGATGGGGGCCTGGAGACCCTGCGCCTGAAGCTGCCAGCTGTGGTGACAGCTGACCTGAGGCTCAACGAGCCCCGCTACGCCACGCTGCCCAACATCATG AAAGCCAAGAAGAAGAAGATCGAGGTGATCAAGCCTGGGGACCTGGGTGTGGACCTGACCTCCAAGCTCTCTGTGATCAGTGTGGAGGACCCGCCCCAGCGCACGGCCGGCGTCAAGGTGGAGACCACTGAGGACCTGGTGGCCAAGCTGAAGGAGATTGGGCGGATTTGA